One Moorella sp. E308F genomic region harbors:
- a CDS encoding ANTAR domain-containing response regulator, with amino-acid sequence MKCYNGVARGGQGLDFMQQPKIFIASADPSARQNLKYMLVREGYLIAGEAPDGSQALRMIRTLQPSLIILDSELQGTNALEVARIIEEDGVAPIILLASSWHRNLLARTRDFPIFAYLIKPVQESTLLPAVEAALANYQKICRLQQEISKLKETLAARKIIERAKGILMDTMGLTEAEAYRRMQRQSMDRCVPMKSIAEAIIVAHELQGGSNKAKKTD; translated from the coding sequence ATGAAGTGCTACAACGGCGTAGCGCGAGGAGGGCAGGGATTAGATTTTATGCAGCAGCCCAAAATTTTTATCGCCAGTGCCGACCCGTCTGCCCGGCAAAACTTGAAGTACATGCTGGTTCGGGAAGGTTACTTGATTGCCGGCGAAGCCCCGGACGGCAGCCAGGCCCTGCGGATGATCCGCACCCTGCAGCCCAGCCTGATAATTCTAGATAGCGAACTCCAGGGTACCAATGCCCTGGAAGTAGCCAGGATAATCGAGGAAGATGGGGTAGCACCAATTATCCTCCTAGCCTCTTCCTGGCACCGCAATCTGCTTGCCCGTACGCGTGATTTTCCAATCTTTGCTTATTTAATTAAACCGGTCCAGGAAAGCACCCTGTTGCCGGCGGTAGAAGCAGCCCTGGCCAATTACCAGAAAATATGCCGCCTGCAGCAGGAAATCAGCAAGCTGAAGGAGACCCTGGCGGCGCGGAAAATAATTGAGCGGGCCAAGGGCATTCTCATGGATACCATGGGGTTAACGGAAGCCGAGGCCTACCGGCGCATGCAGCGCCAGAGTATGGATCGCTGCGTTCCCATGAAAAGCATCGCGGAAGCCATTATTGTCGCCCATGAACTCCAGGGTGGCAGCAATAAGGCCAAAAAGACGGACTAA
- a CDS encoding NAD(P)/FAD-dependent oxidoreductase: MNYVIIGNSVAAVNAVAGIREYDREGSITIVSAENYYAYGRPLISYWLEKRVQDQDMPYRPQEFYEKNCVRVLLGRRAVKLDPEVRQVHLDNGEKLPYDRLLLATGGRPFVPPIAGLTAANYFTFINYDDVRRLEAFAIPGREAVILGAGPTGLKAMESLVQRGVKVTLVELADRIWAPALDPEAGALIAGFLQDNGISLYLNDTLTGIRQEDDGHLHMELKSGRELKADILVIAIGVRPNVELLEGLPGVTINRGVVVGPDLSTGLPGVYAAGDVVDGNPPLLPHAAIQGKIAGRNMAGAQETYLPLPPYNALGFLGLHIISMGNSVATGEGYELLTEVDPATLVYRKLVLKDNCLSGALLINKIDRAGIYRQLLEEGIEVTSFKDALLRPDFGLLSLPETIWKQKLAE, from the coding sequence ATGAACTACGTCATTATCGGCAATTCCGTAGCTGCCGTCAACGCCGTCGCAGGAATTCGGGAATATGATCGGGAAGGTTCCATTACCATCGTCTCGGCGGAAAACTATTATGCCTATGGCCGGCCCCTGATTTCCTACTGGCTGGAAAAGCGGGTCCAGGACCAGGATATGCCCTACCGGCCGCAAGAGTTTTATGAAAAAAATTGCGTCCGCGTCCTCCTGGGACGCCGGGCCGTAAAACTGGACCCGGAAGTCCGCCAGGTCCACCTGGATAACGGTGAGAAGCTCCCCTACGACCGTTTGCTCCTAGCCACCGGGGGGCGGCCCTTTGTGCCGCCAATTGCGGGGTTAACCGCGGCCAACTATTTTACCTTTATAAACTATGACGACGTTCGTCGCCTGGAGGCTTTTGCCATCCCCGGGAGGGAAGCCGTAATTCTGGGGGCCGGGCCCACGGGCCTCAAGGCCATGGAGAGCCTGGTGCAGCGGGGCGTCAAAGTAACGCTGGTGGAGCTGGCCGACCGCATCTGGGCCCCAGCCCTGGACCCGGAAGCGGGAGCTTTAATAGCCGGCTTCCTGCAGGATAATGGTATCAGCCTTTATTTAAACGATACCCTGACCGGCATCCGCCAGGAGGATGATGGCCACCTCCATATGGAGCTTAAATCCGGCCGGGAACTCAAGGCCGACATCCTGGTGATTGCCATCGGCGTGCGGCCTAACGTTGAGCTGCTCGAGGGTTTACCAGGGGTAACCATTAACCGCGGCGTCGTTGTGGGACCGGACCTCAGCACCGGCCTACCCGGCGTTTACGCCGCCGGGGATGTGGTGGATGGCAACCCGCCTTTACTACCCCATGCTGCCATCCAGGGGAAAATAGCTGGGCGCAATATGGCCGGGGCACAGGAGACCTATCTACCCTTACCGCCCTATAACGCCCTTGGTTTCCTGGGACTGCATATTATCAGCATGGGTAACAGTGTAGCCACCGGTGAGGGATATGAACTCCTGACGGAAGTAGACCCTGCCACCCTGGTCTACCGCAAGCTGGTTTTAAAGGATAACTGCTTGAGCGGCGCGCTGCTGATCAATAAAATCGATCGGGCCGGCATCTACCGCCAGTTGCTCGAGGAAGGCATTGAGGTCACGTCCTTTAAAGATGCATTGCTGCGGCCAGATTTTGGTCTCTTAAGTTTACCGGAAACCATCTGGAAGCAAAAGCTGGCAGAGTGA
- a CDS encoding class II glutamine amidotransferase — MLREGKYRIPSGCAISGFINKDGRRVDGSAIIQSIALMQERSNGLGGGFAAYGIYPEYQDYYALHLLFEDKLSRNQVEELIKDNFYIEAEDRIPTRHVRSIGKAPLLWRYFVTPRLSKIEESQESEADFMTRLVMRINDSVNGAYVVSSGKNMGAFKGVGYPEDIGEFFRLDEYQAYSWIAHGRFPTNTPGWWGGAHPFTLLDWSVVHNGEISSYGANRRFLEMYGYKMTLQTDTEVVAYAIDLLVRRHKLPLELAARVLAAPFWQAIDRLPAAERDLYTRLRVVYGSLLMNGPFSIIVGFSGGIMALNDRIKLRPLVAGSQGTTLYVASEEAAIREICPDVEKVWYPQGGEPVIGRLEEGSQCRLSA; from the coding sequence ATGCTCAGGGAGGGAAAATACCGGATCCCTTCGGGATGCGCCATTAGCGGCTTTATCAATAAAGACGGGCGCAGGGTTGACGGCAGCGCTATCATCCAGTCCATTGCCCTGATGCAGGAGCGGTCCAACGGCCTGGGCGGCGGCTTCGCCGCCTATGGCATCTACCCGGAATATCAAGATTATTATGCCCTGCACCTGCTCTTTGAGGACAAGCTGAGCCGCAACCAGGTGGAAGAGTTGATTAAGGATAATTTTTATATTGAAGCCGAAGACCGTATCCCTACCCGTCATGTCCGGTCCATTGGCAAAGCGCCCTTACTATGGCGCTATTTTGTAACCCCCAGGCTGTCGAAAATTGAAGAATCCCAGGAGTCAGAGGCCGACTTCATGACCCGGCTGGTCATGCGTATCAACGATAGCGTCAACGGCGCCTATGTCGTTTCCAGCGGTAAAAACATGGGAGCCTTTAAAGGAGTGGGTTATCCGGAAGATATCGGCGAGTTTTTCCGCCTGGACGAGTACCAGGCCTACAGCTGGATTGCCCACGGCCGCTTTCCCACCAATACCCCCGGCTGGTGGGGCGGCGCCCACCCTTTTACCCTGCTGGACTGGTCTGTAGTTCATAATGGCGAGATATCTTCCTACGGGGCCAACCGGCGCTTTTTAGAAATGTACGGATATAAAATGACCCTGCAGACAGATACCGAAGTAGTGGCCTATGCCATAGATTTACTGGTCCGGCGCCATAAACTGCCCCTGGAACTGGCGGCCAGGGTCCTGGCAGCCCCCTTCTGGCAGGCAATTGACCGCCTGCCGGCAGCGGAACGCGACCTTTATACTCGCCTGCGGGTAGTTTACGGTAGCCTTTTGATGAACGGGCCCTTTTCTATCATTGTCGGCTTCAGCGGCGGCATTATGGCCCTCAACGACCGCATCAAGCTGCGGCCTCTGGTGGCCGGTTCTCAAGGTACTACCCTGTATGTGGCCAGCGAGGAAGCAGCCATCCGGGAAATTTGCCCTGACGTGGAAAAGGTATGGTACCCGCAGGGCGGCGAGCCGGTCATCGGCCGCCTGGAGGAGGGATCCCAATGCCGTCTCTCAGCCTGA
- a CDS encoding 4Fe-4S dicluster domain-containing protein yields the protein MKKVYARPAYCMNCHLCEVNCIVAHSRSRDLFRAYKRENLRGTARVIVEERLPLSVAVQCRHCDDPRCVAGCISGAMVKDPETGIVYCQEDKCVGCWTCVAGCPYGAIRPGEKNGRPVPLKCDLCREADEPACVAGCPNRALVFEERRAGA from the coding sequence GTGAAAAAAGTATACGCCCGGCCGGCCTACTGTATGAACTGTCACCTCTGCGAAGTGAACTGCATTGTAGCCCATTCCCGCAGCCGCGATCTATTCCGGGCCTACAAGCGCGAGAATTTAAGGGGTACGGCGCGGGTTATTGTCGAAGAGCGGTTGCCCCTTTCGGTGGCCGTCCAGTGCCGGCACTGCGATGATCCCCGCTGTGTGGCCGGCTGCATCTCGGGGGCCATGGTCAAAGATCCGGAGACGGGGATTGTCTACTGCCAGGAAGATAAATGCGTGGGTTGCTGGACCTGTGTGGCCGGCTGTCCTTATGGCGCCATCCGGCCCGGGGAGAAAAACGGTCGCCCGGTGCCTTTGAAATGCGACCTCTGCCGGGAGGCTGATGAGCCGGCCTGCGTGGCCGGTTGTCCCAACCGGGCCCTTGTTTTTGAGGAAAGGAGGGCAGGGGCATGA
- the rd gene encoding rubredoxin: MDTKALHTISYGLYVVTAKKDNRFNGQVANTLFQISSEPPTVAVSINKQNLTHEFIQAGRSFAVSVLAKDTPLSLIGQFGFKSGREVDKFAGLNYKLTQAGLPYLAEHTLAYLEAKINQTVDAGTHSIFIGTLTDAAVLQQGEPMTYAYYHQVKRGTTPKTAPTFAAAGAEGGPATTAPRYRCTICNYIYDPAKGDPEHGIAPGTPFEDLPGDWACPICGAGKEAFEKI; this comes from the coding sequence TTGGATACCAAAGCCCTGCATACCATTTCCTACGGGCTGTATGTGGTTACGGCCAAAAAAGACAATCGTTTCAACGGTCAGGTTGCCAATACCCTCTTCCAGATTTCCTCGGAACCGCCGACAGTTGCTGTCAGCATCAACAAGCAAAACCTGACCCATGAATTTATCCAGGCCGGCAGGAGCTTTGCCGTCTCGGTCCTGGCCAAGGATACCCCCCTCTCCCTCATCGGCCAGTTTGGCTTCAAATCCGGCCGTGAGGTAGACAAGTTTGCCGGGTTGAACTACAAGCTGACGCAGGCCGGGCTTCCTTACCTGGCCGAACACACCCTGGCCTACCTGGAAGCTAAAATAAATCAAACGGTTGACGCCGGCACCCACAGCATTTTTATCGGCACTTTAACGGATGCCGCCGTCCTGCAACAGGGTGAGCCCATGACCTATGCCTACTATCATCAGGTCAAGCGCGGCACGACCCCGAAAACGGCGCCGACCTTTGCCGCCGCCGGGGCGGAAGGCGGGCCGGCTACCACTGCTCCCAGGTACCGGTGCACTATCTGCAATTATATCTATGACCCGGCCAAGGGCGATCCGGAACACGGCATCGCTCCTGGTACCCCTTTTGAGGACCTGCCTGGTGACTGGGCCTGCCCTATCTGCGGCGCCGGTAAAGAAGCCTTCGAGAAAATTTGA
- a CDS encoding glutamate synthase-related protein, with translation MPSLSLMPPEFSVVRDDNKCIKCLACVRQCGFDAQQYDAEDDRLYAIDANCVNCQRCVSICPAGALTIYKNPPPMRPNAHWTEGHLRNIVKQAETGGVLLTGMGNDQPFPPYFDRLLLNASQVTNPSIDPLREPMELRTYLGSRAEPVSREESKDKTSTPLVPIETPIMFSAMSYGSISHEAFESLARAAKAFGTLFNTGEGGLPGDLYEYADHAVVQVASGRFGVHADYLNAGRVIEIKIGQGAKPGIGGHLPGEKITAPVAETRMIPEGTDALSPAPHHDIYSIEDLKQLIFTLKEATRYQKPVSVKISAVHNVAAIASGIARAGADIIAIDGFRGGTGAAPTMIRDHVGIPIELAIAAVDQRLREEGIRNRVSLVAAGGFRSSADVVKAIALGADAVYIATAALIALGCHLCQKCYTGKCSWGIATQDPYRSRRLNPEIGAERLYNLLRGWSHEIKEMLGGMGINSIESLRGNRLHLRGVGLNEVELKLLGVKHAGEAM, from the coding sequence ATGCCGTCTCTCAGCCTGATGCCGCCTGAATTCAGTGTCGTCCGCGATGACAACAAATGCATTAAATGCCTGGCCTGCGTGCGCCAGTGCGGCTTTGACGCCCAGCAGTATGACGCGGAAGACGACCGTCTCTATGCCATTGATGCCAACTGCGTCAACTGCCAGCGTTGCGTTAGCATCTGCCCGGCCGGGGCGCTGACTATTTATAAAAACCCGCCGCCCATGCGGCCCAATGCCCACTGGACGGAAGGACACTTACGCAACATTGTCAAGCAGGCGGAAACCGGCGGGGTGCTCCTCACCGGCATGGGGAACGATCAGCCCTTCCCCCCTTATTTCGACCGGCTGCTCCTTAACGCCAGTCAGGTGACCAATCCTTCCATTGATCCCTTAAGGGAACCCATGGAACTGCGGACTTACCTGGGCAGCCGTGCCGAGCCGGTAAGCCGGGAGGAAAGCAAAGATAAAACCAGCACCCCCCTGGTGCCCATCGAGACCCCCATCATGTTTTCCGCCATGTCCTACGGGTCCATCAGCCATGAGGCCTTTGAATCCCTGGCCCGGGCGGCGAAAGCCTTCGGCACCCTGTTTAATACCGGCGAAGGCGGCCTGCCGGGGGATCTCTACGAGTATGCCGATCATGCCGTGGTGCAGGTGGCCTCGGGCCGCTTCGGCGTCCATGCCGACTACTTGAATGCCGGGCGCGTGATCGAAATTAAAATCGGCCAGGGGGCTAAACCGGGCATCGGCGGCCACCTGCCGGGGGAAAAGATTACCGCGCCTGTGGCAGAGACGCGAATGATACCTGAGGGTACCGACGCCCTGTCACCGGCTCCCCATCATGATATCTACTCCATTGAAGACTTGAAGCAATTAATCTTTACTTTAAAAGAAGCAACCCGATACCAGAAACCGGTCTCCGTCAAAATTTCGGCCGTCCATAACGTGGCGGCCATTGCCAGCGGCATTGCCCGGGCCGGGGCCGATATCATCGCCATTGACGGCTTTCGGGGGGGAACCGGGGCGGCGCCTACCATGATCCGGGACCATGTGGGTATTCCCATCGAGCTGGCTATTGCCGCCGTGGACCAGCGCTTGCGCGAGGAAGGTATCCGCAACCGGGTATCCCTGGTGGCTGCCGGCGGCTTCCGCAGCAGCGCCGATGTGGTGAAAGCCATAGCCCTGGGTGCCGACGCGGTCTACATCGCCACCGCCGCCTTGATTGCTCTGGGCTGCCACCTCTGCCAGAAATGCTATACCGGCAAGTGCAGCTGGGGCATCGCCACCCAGGATCCCTACCGCAGCCGGCGCCTGAACCCGGAAATCGGCGCCGAACGCCTCTACAACCTGCTGCGGGGCTGGTCCCACGAGATAAAAGAAATGCTGGGCGGCATGGGCATCAACTCCATTGAAAGCCTGCGCGGCAACCGCTTGCACCTGCGGGGCGTTGGCTTGAACGAAGTGGAACTGAAGCTCCTGGGTGTCAAGCATGCTGGCGAAGCAATGTAG
- the fprA gene encoding nitric oxide reductase FrpA, whose translation MSQPVTIAEGIYWVGAIDWNIRYFHGPAFSTHRGTTYNAYYIVDEKTALVDTVYEPFQEELIAKLKQIQDPVKIDYLVVNHTESDHAGAFPAIMDLCPGAHVLCTQRGYESLKDHYPHLDFQYTIVKTGTSISLGKRSLAFIEAPMLHWPDSMFTYVPEEALLLPNDAFGQHIASSARFDDQVDVGLIMDEAAKYYANILMPFSSLITKKLEEIQKMNLTIKTIAPSHGIIWRQDPYRIIEAYARWAEGKGTAKAVIAYDTMWLSTEKMAYALLDGLVAGGCEVKLFKLSVSDRNDIIKEILDARAVLVGSPTINNDILPVVSPLLDDLVGLRPKNKIGLAFGAYGWGGGAQKILEERLKAAKIELIAEPGPTVKWVPKESDLQHCYNLGREMAIRIRG comes from the coding sequence ATGAGCCAGCCCGTTACCATTGCGGAAGGTATTTACTGGGTGGGTGCCATCGACTGGAACATCCGCTACTTTCACGGCCCCGCCTTTTCCACCCACCGGGGTACTACATATAATGCCTACTATATTGTCGATGAAAAAACCGCCCTGGTGGATACCGTTTACGAACCCTTTCAAGAGGAATTGATCGCCAAACTGAAGCAAATCCAGGACCCGGTCAAAATCGATTACCTGGTGGTCAACCACACTGAAAGCGACCACGCCGGCGCCTTCCCGGCCATCATGGACCTATGCCCCGGCGCCCACGTCCTCTGTACCCAGCGTGGTTATGAAAGCCTCAAGGACCATTACCCTCATCTTGATTTCCAGTACACCATCGTCAAAACCGGGACCAGCATCAGCCTTGGTAAACGTTCCCTGGCATTTATCGAAGCGCCCATGCTCCACTGGCCCGACAGCATGTTTACCTATGTTCCCGAAGAGGCCCTGCTCCTTCCCAACGATGCCTTCGGCCAGCATATCGCCTCCAGCGCCCGCTTCGATGATCAAGTAGATGTGGGACTAATTATGGACGAGGCGGCCAAGTATTACGCCAATATCCTCATGCCCTTCAGCAGCCTGATTACCAAAAAGCTGGAAGAAATCCAGAAGATGAATCTGACCATTAAAACCATTGCCCCCAGCCACGGCATTATCTGGCGGCAGGATCCCTACCGGATCATTGAGGCCTATGCCCGCTGGGCTGAAGGCAAAGGTACGGCAAAGGCCGTTATTGCCTATGATACCATGTGGCTGAGTACGGAAAAGATGGCTTATGCCCTTCTGGACGGCCTGGTGGCCGGGGGCTGTGAGGTCAAGCTCTTCAAGCTCTCCGTATCCGACCGCAATGATATTATCAAAGAGATCCTCGATGCCCGCGCCGTCCTGGTAGGCTCACCGACCATCAATAACGACATCCTGCCGGTGGTCTCTCCCCTCCTGGATGACCTGGTGGGCTTAAGGCCGAAAAATAAAATCGGCCTGGCCTTCGGTGCTTACGGCTGGGGGGGCGGCGCGCAGAAGATCCTGGAGGAACGTTTAAAGGCCGCCAAAATTGAGTTAATTGCCGAGCCCGGCCCCACAGTGAAGTGGGTGCCTAAAGAGAGCGACCTGCAGCACTGCTATAACCTGGGCCGGGAGATGGCTATAAGAATTAGGGGCTAG
- the glnA gene encoding type I glutamate--ammonia ligase: MDDKEKRAAVLNRAEEWGVKFVRLQFTDIFGVLKNVAIPVDQLPKALNNELMFDGSSIEGFVRIEESDMYLRPDPDTFVVFPWRPHEGTVARLICDVYNPDGTPFAGCPRCTLKKVMAEAAAMGFTMNAGPEAEFFLFHTDASGRPTLETHDRAGYFDLTPVDLGEDARRDMVLTLEQMGFEIEASHHEVAPGQHEIDFKYAEALTTADRIATFKFVVRTIAQRHGLHATFMPKPIYGINGSGMHVNISLSKDGQNAFYDPDDRLGLSQTAYQFIAGVMAHARALAAVTNPTVNSYKRLVPGYEAPVYIAWSPRNRSPLIRVPAKRGPSTRIEVRHPDPSCNPYLALAVLLKAGLDGIKKGLTPPPPTDKNIFAMTPAELQAEGIGVLPGSLDEALEALAEDEVIKEALGPHIYERLTLAQKLECEQYRTRVHQWEIDQYLTKF; encoded by the coding sequence ATGGATGACAAGGAAAAACGGGCGGCTGTCCTAAACCGGGCTGAAGAATGGGGGGTAAAATTTGTTCGCCTCCAGTTTACCGATATTTTTGGGGTATTGAAAAATGTAGCCATTCCGGTGGACCAGTTGCCCAAGGCCCTCAACAATGAACTCATGTTTGACGGCTCTTCCATTGAAGGCTTTGTGCGTATTGAAGAGTCGGATATGTACCTGCGCCCTGACCCAGACACCTTTGTTGTTTTCCCCTGGCGGCCCCATGAGGGGACGGTAGCCCGCCTCATTTGCGACGTATATAACCCCGATGGTACGCCCTTTGCCGGTTGTCCCCGCTGTACCTTGAAGAAGGTTATGGCCGAAGCGGCCGCTATGGGTTTTACCATGAACGCCGGGCCGGAAGCTGAATTCTTCCTTTTCCATACCGACGCCTCCGGCCGGCCGACCCTGGAAACCCACGACCGGGCCGGTTACTTTGACCTTACCCCGGTGGACCTGGGGGAGGACGCCCGCCGGGACATGGTCCTGACCCTGGAGCAGATGGGTTTTGAAATCGAGGCTTCCCATCATGAGGTGGCTCCCGGCCAGCATGAGATTGACTTTAAATACGCCGAGGCCCTGACCACGGCTGACCGCATTGCCACGTTCAAATTCGTGGTGCGGACCATCGCCCAGCGTCACGGCCTCCATGCCACCTTCATGCCCAAGCCCATTTACGGCATTAACGGTTCGGGTATGCACGTTAATATCTCCCTGTCAAAAGACGGCCAGAACGCCTTTTACGACCCCGACGACAGGCTGGGCTTAAGCCAGACCGCTTACCAGTTTATCGCCGGCGTCATGGCTCACGCCCGCGCCCTGGCGGCCGTAACCAACCCGACGGTCAATTCTTATAAACGCCTGGTTCCCGGTTATGAAGCGCCGGTCTATATCGCCTGGTCGCCGCGCAACCGCAGCCCCTTGATCCGTGTGCCGGCCAAACGCGGTCCTTCCACCCGCATTGAAGTGCGACACCCGGATCCTTCCTGCAACCCCTACCTGGCCCTGGCCGTACTGCTGAAGGCCGGGCTGGATGGAATTAAAAAAGGCCTGACCCCGCCGCCGCCGACGGATAAAAATATCTTTGCCATGACCCCGGCCGAACTCCAGGCGGAAGGCATCGGCGTCCTGCCGGGAAGCCTTGATGAAGCCCTGGAAGCCCTAGCAGAAGATGAGGTTATCAAGGAAGCTCTGGGACCCCATATCTATGAGCGCCTGACCCTGGCCCAGAAACTCGAATGTGAACAATATCGTACCAGGGTACACCAGTGGGAGATCGACCAGTACCTGACGAAATTTTAG